One Bdellovibrio bacteriovorus str. Tiberius DNA segment encodes these proteins:
- a CDS encoding tail fiber domain-containing protein, whose amino-acid sequence MKNYGTLTALFFVSLLTTVAYASPAALTYQGRIVKSSGAPLEYNAVAFQFEILAPNKVCVLYREQLNHIDMTNSGGVFDVKIGSSHSYPGAPTFTILDAFNNGNPFVCDGGSPYNPGLTDGRFLRVKFHDGSQWQTISPDNEIRTVPFAGFASSAATLGSHVATDFVMKTEVNAGADCGAGSFLTWNAATKEFGCAGVSGASGGTVQSVAASAGSNPYLTVSADTVTPLITLNVGTVAGTVAAGNDARFTDSRAPNGAAGGALTGTYPNPGLADNTVTTPKIAAGAVTTEKLFANPGISRLVMTDSSTGATLAPLSCGANQLLTWSVALGWQCTNQSSLAVGSATQATNFLGSLAGDVTGTQGATVVAQIKGYPLDFTVAPTNNQVLKFNGTSWYAAADSNAGGTVTNVTGTAPISVATGTTTPVISISQANTSTNGYLSSADWNTFNGKQNALGFTPLNPANNLSELTATAATARTNLGLGSAATLNSTVLVGNAGGSPSIQSGNDAAKPASPAAGAIYFAADTKVIYQYNSGAWVAIASSAGAGGTIAALTGDVTASGNGTVSATVNSVGGSTAANVNSATVAANAATNLNTASAIVKRDGSGNFAAGAASLGSVVLRDTGANTVTLQAPNTVTTSYVLRFPAAVGSANQVLTTDASGNLSWTSPAVTSGVAVTSPIVNSGTAAAPNIGIQVANGTQNGYLASADWTTFNNKLSATLTSGNIRVGNVSNVATAVAPSGDVTMTNAGAFTVTKVQSTAVSATAPTAAGQVLRYNGTTQYAPSFLQVGDIRSTITPFGGVFANSACTTSQTMYYNAATDTFLCQTIAVGAANFPSALVNGGNSFGAAATVGTNDAQSLQFETGGTTRITVDTTGNVGVGQAPDANAKIAIKTTSAAQAPLILDTVASGIPSIDMLRNGTWKGTVGYSDGASDDLFISNGVAGNIIFDTSNAEKMRLSSAGKLGIGVSSPITHLHVNGAGIIGSGNTTFTDASNYVIGASNSITNSGGGNASVMNIIGSNNAITTSLFNFSIALDLFGRSNTVNNNSGNAVVLGRDNIVSAGNTVTVGKSITNSVATSMQIGVSNTAKMTILTTGFFGINTTAPSEALEVNGNVKAASYLYTSDARLKKDVVTLPMALENVLKLRGVNFVWKNNGEKTMGFIAQEVEAVYPELVRTDKQSGYKAVQYGNIVAVLVEALKQEHAERLQDKDLCQGQISQVSRGLASVNESSDSRLKKLEQENQDLKARLERLEKAMLNGK is encoded by the coding sequence GCAGCGGAGCACCGCTGGAATACAACGCGGTCGCCTTCCAGTTTGAAATTCTGGCGCCGAACAAGGTCTGCGTTCTTTACCGGGAACAACTGAATCACATCGACATGACAAACTCAGGCGGGGTGTTCGACGTCAAGATCGGATCTTCGCACAGTTACCCTGGGGCTCCGACCTTCACGATCCTGGATGCGTTTAACAACGGCAATCCCTTCGTGTGTGACGGGGGTTCACCTTACAATCCGGGTCTGACTGATGGCCGCTTCCTGCGTGTGAAATTCCATGATGGTTCCCAATGGCAGACGATTTCTCCGGACAATGAAATTCGCACCGTTCCTTTCGCAGGTTTTGCTTCTTCCGCGGCGACGTTGGGTTCGCATGTGGCAACTGACTTTGTGATGAAGACCGAAGTCAATGCGGGTGCTGATTGCGGTGCTGGCAGCTTCCTGACCTGGAATGCCGCGACCAAGGAATTTGGTTGTGCGGGTGTTTCTGGTGCCAGCGGCGGTACGGTTCAGTCCGTGGCAGCTTCTGCGGGCAGCAACCCTTATCTGACAGTTTCTGCTGACACGGTCACACCGTTGATCACCTTGAACGTTGGCACGGTGGCGGGCACTGTGGCTGCGGGTAATGATGCGCGTTTCACTGATTCTCGTGCGCCCAATGGGGCTGCGGGTGGGGCTTTGACGGGTACATATCCAAATCCTGGCCTTGCTGACAATACGGTGACAACACCTAAAATTGCTGCGGGTGCAGTGACTACGGAAAAGCTTTTTGCAAACCCTGGAATCAGTCGTCTGGTGATGACGGATTCTTCAACGGGGGCGACGCTGGCGCCGCTTTCTTGTGGTGCCAATCAATTACTGACCTGGTCTGTGGCTTTGGGCTGGCAGTGTACAAATCAATCTTCATTGGCTGTGGGGTCTGCAACTCAGGCGACGAACTTCCTGGGAAGTCTTGCTGGTGATGTGACGGGCACTCAAGGCGCGACGGTTGTTGCTCAGATTAAAGGTTACCCGCTGGATTTCACAGTGGCACCGACGAACAATCAGGTTTTGAAATTCAATGGCACCAGCTGGTATGCCGCGGCTGACAGCAATGCGGGCGGTACCGTGACGAATGTGACCGGCACTGCGCCGATTTCTGTGGCGACAGGCACGACGACCCCGGTGATCTCGATTTCTCAAGCGAATACGTCAACTAATGGTTATCTTTCTTCTGCGGACTGGAACACTTTTAACGGCAAACAAAATGCGCTGGGATTCACACCGCTGAATCCTGCAAACAATTTGAGTGAGCTGACTGCAACAGCCGCTACAGCCCGTACTAATCTGGGGTTGGGCTCTGCAGCCACCTTGAATTCGACAGTTCTTGTGGGGAATGCCGGAGGTTCACCAAGCATTCAGTCAGGTAACGACGCCGCCAAGCCTGCAAGTCCGGCAGCCGGGGCGATTTATTTCGCCGCTGATACGAAAGTTATCTATCAATATAACTCAGGGGCCTGGGTGGCGATTGCTTCCTCGGCTGGGGCCGGTGGTACGATTGCGGCTTTGACGGGGGATGTGACCGCTTCCGGTAACGGCACGGTCAGTGCGACAGTGAATTCTGTTGGTGGCTCAACAGCAGCGAACGTGAATTCCGCGACGGTGGCTGCAAATGCGGCGACAAATCTGAATACAGCCAGCGCCATTGTAAAACGTGATGGATCCGGTAACTTTGCTGCCGGAGCGGCAAGTTTGGGTTCTGTGGTTTTACGGGACACGGGTGCAAACACCGTAACTTTGCAGGCACCGAACACGGTGACGACTTCTTATGTTCTTAGATTCCCGGCAGCGGTGGGTTCAGCCAATCAGGTCCTGACCACGGATGCTTCTGGAAATCTTTCCTGGACATCACCGGCGGTGACGTCGGGTGTGGCGGTGACTTCACCGATTGTGAATTCTGGTACGGCGGCAGCTCCAAATATTGGCATTCAAGTGGCCAATGGAACTCAAAATGGTTATTTGGCTTCTGCGGACTGGACGACCTTTAATAATAAACTTTCAGCGACTTTGACCTCGGGGAATATCCGCGTGGGTAACGTTTCCAACGTGGCGACAGCCGTGGCACCAAGTGGTGATGTGACCATGACCAATGCGGGTGCTTTCACCGTGACAAAAGTTCAAAGCACAGCGGTCAGTGCGACGGCGCCGACGGCCGCTGGTCAGGTGCTTCGTTACAATGGCACCACTCAGTACGCTCCATCCTTCCTGCAAGTGGGTGACATCCGTTCGACGATCACACCCTTTGGCGGAGTGTTTGCAAACTCGGCATGTACGACTTCTCAAACCATGTATTATAATGCGGCCACAGACACGTTCCTTTGCCAGACGATTGCCGTCGGTGCTGCCAACTTCCCAAGTGCTCTAGTTAATGGTGGTAACAGCTTTGGTGCTGCAGCCACAGTCGGTACCAACGATGCACAAAGCCTGCAGTTTGAAACTGGGGGTACGACTCGTATCACAGTCGACACCACAGGTAATGTGGGCGTGGGGCAGGCTCCGGATGCCAATGCCAAAATCGCCATCAAGACGACATCTGCGGCTCAGGCTCCTTTGATTCTGGATACGGTGGCGTCGGGTATTCCTTCCATCGACATGCTTCGCAATGGCACCTGGAAAGGGACCGTGGGCTATAGCGATGGAGCTTCGGATGATTTGTTTATCAGCAATGGAGTTGCCGGTAATATCATCTTTGACACCAGCAACGCGGAAAAAATGCGTCTCTCGTCCGCAGGTAAGCTGGGTATCGGCGTCAGCTCTCCGATCACACATTTGCACGTAAATGGTGCGGGGATCATTGGTTCGGGGAATACCACGTTTACTGACGCCAGTAACTATGTCATTGGAGCCTCCAACTCGATCACGAACTCTGGCGGTGGTAATGCTTCGGTAATGAACATTATTGGCTCGAACAATGCCATTACGACCAGTTTGTTTAACTTCAGTATCGCTCTGGATTTGTTCGGACGCAGTAATACAGTGAATAACAACTCGGGCAACGCCGTAGTTTTGGGCCGTGACAACATTGTTTCTGCCGGCAACACAGTCACGGTCGGTAAAAGTATCACCAACAGCGTGGCAACTTCGATGCAAATCGGTGTGAGCAATACGGCCAAAATGACCATTCTGACGACAGGTTTCTTCGGTATCAACACCACGGCGCCAAGCGAGGCTTTGGAAGTCAATGGCAACGTCAAAGCTGCTTCGTATCTGTATACTTCCGATGCGCGCCTGAAAAAAGACGTTGTGACTTTGCCGATGGCACTGGAAAACGTTCTGAAACTTCGCGGGGTGAACTTCGTCTGGAAAAACAACGGCGAAAAAACGATGGGTTTCATCGCCCAGGAAGTCGAAGCAGTGTATCCAGAACTGGTTCGCACCGACAAACAGTCTGGCTATAAGGCCGTTCAGTACGGCAACATCGTGGCGGTTTTGGTGGAAGCTCTGAAGCAGGAACACGCAGAGCGTCTGCAGGACAAAGATCTTTGTCAGGGACAGATTTCTCAGGTGTCCCGTGGTT